The Halobacterium hubeiense genome contains the following window.
TGAATGTAATTTAGTCTATTAAATGGGACAACGAGATTTCGTTGCACCGTTTCTGCTAATCATTTCAAGCCTGGCTGGATTAGCCGATTATCTGCTTCCCATCGTTTTTGTTTGGAGGCCTGAAATCTCTCCAGTTGTTCAGACCTTTCTTTTTGCCTTGGCAGTAGCAGAGTATGCACCTGATTTTACAAGACAAGGAAACTACTGGGTATATCAGTTAGGGAAGATTTTATCTGCAGTTGCGATTTTTGGGTTGGTGACTTTTCATACTATACTTGTGCCTTTTTTAATTTCAATTATATACTTCCTGATTTCACTGAACAAAAGCCCGATACCAACCTCTGCTAAAGCAATAGTCAGATTCCTTGCCTATGTCCTATTAACTTCTTTCTTAGTTGGCGTCGGAGACGTTTTTTCTCCGGTTTTCGAAATATTACTGTTTATCGCTGGTATGTCGATATTGTTTAAATACTTCCCTGTGAAAAAGCCCAAAACTTCACTCGATAGTCAGATGGTTCGCGCTATTGGTGATATTATATACACGCCCTTTCTGACGGTGCTCTCTGCAGTGCTCCTTGCTACTATTTTCATTTCCCTCTCTTATAGCCAGGAATTTTTCACAATGTTAGTAGTGGCATTTCTCCCGAACTTCCTAGCTCTTTTCGTTGGCTCACCTGTTGCTGCAGTGTCTGCGGTCGCAAATATTCTATTCCTATTTATCATCTCTTTCTACTTCGCTTATCTATTGGTGGGCGTTTCGGAGATCTGGATTCCAGAGCGGTCATTAGAGGGCAATATCCCAGGACTCTACGGGACGGCTATCATTCCAATATTTGGATATATATTCACTCGGTTACCACACCACAATACGGGCGTGGTTTCCGCCAATTATAGTATATTTGGAGTTTTGGCTTCACTCCTTGGAATAATCCTTTTGCTGGTCTACTCTTCCGCTATATTCCCTCCAATCAATCGGAAATTCTCTTATACTATGCACTTCACTGTCCCCAGCGATGATCTAGTAAGTGGTAAAAAACACTTGACCATCTCGTTGTTTACGATGTTTTTATACATATCGTATCTGGTCAGAGATGATGTACTTCTCATGGTGTACTTTGCTTGGTTATTGTGGTTCCCAGTTTTATGGGTTCGAAATAGCGGGGTGGCTGGCAGAACCTTCTGGGTCTTAGTGATGGTCTTGCTCGATATCCTGTTTATCCAATCTGGCCAAGGGGGTGTTGCTGATCATATAATGCTGGGTGGTGTGGTCATACGAAATGTTGGGATTCTTGGAATAGTCTGCCAAATAATAGAAGAATATCAGACTGATTGAACCATCTGAAATCGCTTCTAACTACAGCCCATATTAGCGATGGTGCGAGAGAAGTATACAGTGTATTGACAAGATAGGCGTCATCTAAGCACCGCTATTCTCCGGCCAGCAGGCCCGGGACGTCCGAAAGCGAGTCCAGCACGTAGTCCGGCTCGACGTCGCTGTCCGCGAGGTCCGCGTCGGTGCTGACGCCCGTGCGAACTAGGACCGTGGTCATCCCCGTCCGCTCGCCCATCGAGACGTCCGTGTCGAGGCGGTCGCCGACGAGCACGCACTCGTCGGTCGGGACGCCGAGGCGGTCGGCGGCGAGGCGCGCGGTCGTCGCCGACGGCTTCCCCAGCACCGCGTCGGGCTCGCGTTCGGTGACGCCCGCGACCGCGCGGATGATGGCTCCCGACCCCGGCGAGCGACCGTCTTCTGTGGGAATCGTGGCGTCGCGGTCCGTGCCGACGAACGCCGTCTCGTCGTCGAGCGCGTCGATGGCGGCCTGCAGGTCGCGGTAGTGGAACTCCCGGTGGTAGCCCGCGACGACCACTTCTGCGGTCTCGGGGTCGTCGGTCAGCGCCACGCCGGCGTCCCGCAGTTGGTCCACGATGGAGGCTTCCGCAATCGGGAACGCGGGTTCGCCGGCGTGGTTCTCGCGAAGGTACGCGACCGTCGCGTCCGTGGACGTGAGCACGTCCTCGGCGGCCGCGTCGATGCCCAGCTCGCGCAGCCGCGCGGCGTACTCGCGGGGCGCAACGGTGGGGTTGTTCGTCAGGAAGAGCACGCGGTCGAGGCGCTCCCGGAGCGCCGTGACTGCGTCGGCCGCGCCCGGCAGCAGCGTCTCGCCGCGGAGGACGGTACCGTCGAGGTCCACGACGGCGCCACGAACGTTCATACCACTCCTTGCGTGGCTGGCGTGTTCAACGCTCCGCCGTCAGCCCTGCTGCTCGGCGAGGCGTTCGACGCGCTCGATGGTGTCGGCGTCCTCCGGGGGTTTGTCCTCACGGACGGTGACGAATCGCGGGAACCGGAGCGCGTACCCCGACTCGTAGGTCGGCGACGTCTGAATCTCCTCGTAGCCGACCTCGAAGACGACGGCGGGTTCGAGGTCCACTTCCTGTCCGTCCTCCGAGCGGATGTGTGGCTCCAGGAGGTCCGTGAGGTCCGCGAGTTCCTCGTCGGTGATGCCGGTGGCGACCTTCCCGATGGTCGCGTACTCGCCGGTTTCCTCGTCGCGCGCGGAGAGCACGAACGTCCCGAGGAACGACGCGCGCCGGCCCTCGCCCCACTCCGCGCCCGTCACGACCAAATCGAGCGTCTCCACGTCGGGCTTGCGCTTCAGCCAGTGCTTCCCGCGGTCACCGGGCGTGTACGCCGCGTCGGGGTCTTTCAGCATGATGCCCTCGTGGCCGGCTTCGAGGGCGCGCTCCTCGAAGGCCGCAATCTCGTCGGCGTCGTCCGTGACCAGAATCTCCGAGACTGCGGAGTCGTCGTCGACGACGTCGCGGAGGCGCTCGTGACGCTTCCGGAACGGTTCGTCCAGCAAGTCCTCACCGTGGGCGTGCAGACAGTCGAAGGCGTTCAGTTCGACGCGAATCTCGTCGCGCATCTCGGCGACGTCGTGCTTGCGCCGGAAGCGCTTGAGAATCTCTTGGAACGGCAGCGGGCTCCCGTCGTCGTCGACCGCGACCACCTCGCCGTCCAAAATTACGGGCGCGTCGACGTGCTCCTCGACGAACTCCACGAGTTCGGGGAGCGCGTCCGTGACGTCCTCCATGTTCCGCGAGTACAGCGACACCTCGTCGCCGTCCCAGTGGACCTGGACGCGCGCGCCGTCGAACTTCGTCTCCACGGCGGCCTCCTCCCACTCGTCGAGGGCGTCGGTGACCGTGCCGGCCTGCGCGAGCATCGCCTGCACGGGCCGCCCGACTTCCAGGTGTAGCTCGTCGAGGCCGTCCTCGCCCTCGTCGCGGGCGGTCACGGCCACGAGCCCGTAGTCG
Protein-coding sequences here:
- the ligA gene encoding ATP-dependent DNA ligase LigA, which encodes MEFGSFAAHAADVEATDADLDVVAKVAALFGEAGDDLAVVARFVQGRVFPAHSETKLDIGPRLCYEALARAASTNVTVEDVEDRLAETGDIGEVAANLDLGGQAGLGAFAADSGDDDLTVAEVYEDLTALAAAEGDGSQDEKVTLLFGLFNDCSGEEARYLARLVLGEMRIGVGEGAVRDAIAEAFDVPVEAAERALQVSNDYGLVAVTARDEGEDGLDELHLEVGRPVQAMLAQAGTVTDALDEWEEAAVETKFDGARVQVHWDGDEVSLYSRNMEDVTDALPELVEFVEEHVDAPVILDGEVVAVDDDGSPLPFQEILKRFRRKHDVAEMRDEIRVELNAFDCLHAHGEDLLDEPFRKRHERLRDVVDDDSAVSEILVTDDADEIAAFEERALEAGHEGIMLKDPDAAYTPGDRGKHWLKRKPDVETLDLVVTGAEWGEGRRASFLGTFVLSARDEETGEYATIGKVATGITDEELADLTDLLEPHIRSEDGQEVDLEPAVVFEVGYEEIQTSPTYESGYALRFPRFVTVREDKPPEDADTIERVERLAEQQG
- a CDS encoding HAD-IIA family hydrolase — translated: MNVRGAVVDLDGTVLRGETLLPGAADAVTALRERLDRVLFLTNNPTVAPREYAARLRELGIDAAAEDVLTSTDATVAYLRENHAGEPAFPIAEASIVDQLRDAGVALTDDPETAEVVVAGYHREFHYRDLQAAIDALDDETAFVGTDRDATIPTEDGRSPGSGAIIRAVAGVTEREPDAVLGKPSATTARLAADRLGVPTDECVLVGDRLDTDVSMGERTGMTTVLVRTGVSTDADLADSDVEPDYVLDSLSDVPGLLAGE